A genomic segment from Bradyrhizobium diazoefficiens USDA 110 encodes:
- a CDS encoding SDR family NAD(P)-dependent oxidoreductase, giving the protein MQMNDKTVLITGSTDGVGRYVARRLAAECAKVLIHGRDAARAKTLIDEIVKAGHAAPIFYQADLSSMSGTRALAEAVKRDHQRLDVFVSNAGIGSQSDGPQRQVSADGHELRFAVNYLSGFLLAHLLLPLLKAAAPSRIVNVASLGQHPIDFDDVMITKGYSGSRAYAQSKLAQIMFTIDFAEEVKGAGVTVNSLHPATYMNTTMVRAGGITPISTVEQGGAAILRLVEGDDVAGKSGLFFNGINEARANPQAYDADARKRLRALSLELVGISS; this is encoded by the coding sequence ATGCAGATGAATGACAAGACGGTCCTGATTACTGGCTCGACCGACGGCGTCGGCCGCTACGTCGCGCGCCGGCTGGCGGCCGAGTGCGCGAAGGTCCTGATCCACGGCCGCGATGCGGCGCGCGCAAAGACGCTGATCGACGAGATCGTGAAAGCCGGTCATGCCGCGCCGATCTTCTATCAGGCGGACCTGTCGTCGATGTCGGGCACGCGCGCACTCGCGGAAGCCGTGAAACGTGATCACCAGCGTCTCGACGTCTTCGTCAGCAACGCCGGCATCGGCTCGCAGAGTGACGGGCCGCAGCGTCAGGTCAGCGCCGACGGTCATGAGCTGCGCTTCGCCGTCAATTATCTCTCCGGCTTCCTCCTCGCCCATCTCTTGCTGCCGCTGCTGAAGGCCGCGGCGCCGTCGCGCATCGTCAACGTCGCCTCGCTCGGCCAGCATCCGATCGACTTCGACGACGTCATGATCACCAAGGGCTATAGCGGCTCGCGCGCCTATGCGCAGAGCAAGCTCGCGCAGATCATGTTCACGATCGATTTCGCCGAGGAAGTGAAGGGCGCGGGTGTCACCGTGAACTCGCTGCATCCGGCGACCTACATGAACACCACCATGGTGCGGGCCGGCGGCATCACGCCGATCTCGACGGTGGAGCAGGGCGGCGCGGCGATCCTGCGCCTCGTCGAGGGCGACGACGTCGCAGGCAAGAGCGGATTGTTCTTCAACGGCATCAATGAGGCGCGCGCCAATCCGCAAGCCTACGATGCCGACGCACGCAAGCGTCTGCGCGCGCTCAGCCTGGAACTGGTGGGCATCTCGTCTTAG
- a CDS encoding motility protein A, translated as MDIMTGVGLTAGIIVIAAMIFMGGDLHMFISEHAMIIIFGGSISATMIRFPLSALLHGLPLGAKFAFTMSRLSAHDLVDELARIAEIARKQGPVGLEKVETDEPFLAKGIRYVADGYDLDFIRDNLERDRDNFLMHLDEGSKIYRAIGDCAPAFGMIGTLIGMVQMFANMTDPSKLGPFMATALLATLYGALVANLFCLPIADKLHGKLLDEETNRTLIIDGILMIRDSKSPTLVREMLLAYLPEKHRHAEGEPVPA; from the coding sequence ATGGATATCATGACCGGCGTTGGGCTCACGGCGGGCATCATCGTCATCGCAGCGATGATCTTCATGGGCGGCGACCTCCACATGTTCATCTCCGAACATGCGATGATCATCATCTTCGGCGGCTCGATCTCCGCCACCATGATCCGCTTTCCGCTCAGCGCGCTCCTGCACGGCCTTCCGCTCGGCGCCAAGTTCGCCTTCACCATGAGCCGGCTGTCGGCGCACGACCTCGTTGACGAACTCGCCCGCATCGCCGAGATCGCCCGCAAGCAGGGTCCGGTGGGTCTCGAAAAGGTCGAGACCGACGAGCCGTTCCTCGCCAAGGGCATCCGCTATGTCGCCGACGGTTACGACCTCGACTTCATCCGCGACAATCTCGAGCGCGACCGTGACAACTTCCTGATGCACCTCGACGAGGGCAGCAAGATCTATCGTGCCATCGGCGACTGCGCCCCGGCCTTCGGCATGATCGGCACCCTGATCGGCATGGTGCAGATGTTCGCGAACATGACCGACCCTTCCAAGCTCGGCCCGTTCATGGCGACCGCGCTGCTCGCAACGCTTTACGGCGCGCTCGTCGCGAACCTGTTCTGTCTGCCGATCGCCGACAAGCTGCACGGCAAGCTGCTGGATGAAGAGACCAACCGCACCCTGATCATCGACGGCATCCTGATGATCCGCGACTCCAAGAGCCCGACGCTGGTGCGCGAAATGCTGCTGGCCTATCTGCCGGAGAAGCATCGCCACGCCGAAGGCGAGCCGGTGCCGGCGTAA
- a CDS encoding OmpA/MotB family protein yields the protein MAKKKRGDAHGGGHGWFVTFADLMGLMMSFFVMLVAFSTQDANKLKIVAGSMRDAFGVQSEARYAGIVESDGLPTRPRLKNVDHIQPEDASNTPTPDQEDRDRTSGAKIKVDRNFALAAASLRQALQDMPELTEMSKHIMFEETKQGLNLEIVDQDGRSMFADGSKVPYDRTRRLVEKLAIPLKATPLRVSIAGHTAAGFVPTRSDYGAFDLSADRANAVRQILEREGLPASHIFAVSGKADTQPLFPDDPSLAANRRVTITLMREDPPLPPNLKP from the coding sequence ATGGCCAAGAAGAAGCGCGGCGATGCTCACGGGGGCGGTCACGGCTGGTTCGTGACCTTCGCCGATTTGATGGGCCTGATGATGAGCTTCTTCGTGATGCTCGTCGCGTTCTCGACGCAGGACGCCAACAAGCTCAAGATCGTCGCCGGTTCGATGCGCGACGCCTTCGGCGTGCAGAGCGAAGCGCGCTACGCCGGCATCGTCGAGTCCGACGGCCTGCCGACGCGCCCGCGGCTGAAGAACGTCGATCATATCCAGCCCGAGGATGCCTCCAACACGCCGACCCCGGACCAGGAGGACCGCGACCGCACGTCGGGGGCGAAGATCAAGGTCGACCGCAATTTCGCGCTCGCCGCGGCCTCGCTGCGGCAGGCCTTGCAGGACATGCCGGAACTGACCGAGATGTCCAAGCACATCATGTTCGAGGAGACCAAGCAGGGTCTCAATCTCGAAATCGTCGACCAGGACGGCCGCTCGATGTTCGCCGACGGCTCCAAGGTGCCCTATGACCGCACCCGCCGCCTGGTCGAGAAGCTGGCGATTCCGCTCAAGGCCACGCCGCTCCGCGTCTCCATCGCCGGCCACACCGCGGCCGGCTTCGTGCCGACCCGTAGCGACTACGGTGCCTTCGATCTATCCGCCGACCGCGCCAATGCCGTGCGGCAGATCCTCGAGCGCGAGGGCCTGCCGGCCTCGCACATCTTCGCCGTCTCCGGCAAGGCGGACACCCAGCCGCTGTTTCCGGACGATCCCTCGCTGGCCGCCAACCGGCGCGTGACCATCACCCTGATGCGCGAGGATCCGCCGCTGCCGCCGAATTTGAAGCCGTAG
- a CDS encoding potassium transporter Kup: MTASITSTETQEGPVTSGFWALTLGSIGVVFGDIGTSPLYAFHEAVRGAAHGEPVTRVMVLGVLSLILWALLIVVTAKYVLLLLRADNNGEGGTLSLMALGQRALGRRSWFLLALGVVGASMFIGDSMITPAISVLSAVEGLKLATPALEHYVVPLTVLILVLLFAVQSKGTALVASAFGPVMVVWFTCIAVMGAVHIADDPSVLAAINPYYALQFLLSHGTIGLVTLGAVFLAVTGGEALYADLGHFGRKPIQAAWMFFVLPSLLINYFGQGALVLSDPSAIEHSFYRMVPEHLVLPLVGLATAATVIASQAVITGAYSLVYQAVQLGLLPRFEVRYTSESHAGQIYLPRVNRLLLIGVMLLVLLFHTPSNLASAYGIAVSTTMVADGIMGFVVIWKLWNWRAATAAAVILPFVVVDMSFFSANLLKLLEGAWVPLLFGAAMAGTIWTWRRGSGILIQKTRRIEVPLDDLIRSLEKRPPHIVKGTAVFLTSDPSFVPTALLHNLKHNKVLHEHNVVLTIETAHTPRVDLSERFRMEKISDKFSKVRLRFGFMEQPNVPKALAIARKQGWQFDIMSTSFFVSRRSLKASAQSGMPLWQDHLFIALSRSANDATDYFQIPTGRVVEVGTQVTI; this comes from the coding sequence ATGACGGCGAGCATCACATCGACCGAGACCCAGGAAGGGCCGGTCACATCGGGCTTTTGGGCGCTCACGCTCGGGAGCATCGGTGTCGTTTTCGGCGACATCGGCACCTCGCCGCTCTACGCATTCCACGAGGCGGTGCGGGGCGCGGCCCATGGCGAGCCGGTCACGCGGGTCATGGTGCTCGGCGTGCTCTCGCTGATCCTGTGGGCGCTGCTGATCGTCGTTACCGCCAAATACGTCCTGCTGCTCTTGCGCGCCGACAACAACGGGGAGGGCGGTACGCTCTCGCTGATGGCGCTCGGCCAGCGTGCGCTCGGGCGGCGAAGCTGGTTCCTGCTCGCGCTCGGCGTGGTCGGCGCCTCCATGTTCATCGGCGATTCCATGATCACGCCGGCGATCTCGGTGCTGTCGGCGGTCGAGGGCTTGAAGCTCGCGACGCCCGCCCTGGAGCACTACGTCGTGCCGCTCACCGTCCTCATCCTGGTGCTGCTGTTCGCGGTCCAAAGCAAGGGGACCGCGCTGGTGGCCTCGGCCTTCGGGCCGGTGATGGTGGTCTGGTTCACGTGTATTGCGGTGATGGGCGCCGTCCACATCGCCGACGATCCGTCGGTACTTGCCGCGATCAATCCCTATTACGCGCTGCAATTCCTGCTGTCGCACGGCACGATCGGCCTGGTGACGCTGGGCGCCGTGTTCCTGGCGGTGACCGGCGGAGAGGCGCTCTACGCCGATCTCGGTCATTTCGGCCGCAAGCCGATCCAGGCGGCCTGGATGTTCTTCGTGCTGCCCTCGCTCTTGATCAACTATTTCGGCCAGGGCGCGCTGGTGCTGTCCGATCCCAGCGCGATCGAGCATTCCTTCTATCGCATGGTGCCCGAGCATCTGGTGCTGCCGCTGGTCGGTCTTGCGACGGCGGCGACCGTGATCGCGAGCCAGGCGGTGATCACCGGCGCCTATTCGCTGGTCTATCAAGCCGTGCAGCTCGGCCTGCTGCCGCGCTTCGAGGTGCGCTACACCTCCGAAAGCCATGCCGGCCAGATCTATCTGCCGCGCGTCAACCGGCTGCTGCTGATCGGCGTGATGCTGCTGGTGCTGTTGTTCCACACCCCCAGCAATCTGGCTTCGGCCTATGGCATCGCGGTCTCCACCACCATGGTCGCCGACGGCATCATGGGCTTCGTCGTGATCTGGAAATTGTGGAACTGGCGCGCGGCTACGGCGGCTGCCGTGATCCTGCCCTTCGTCGTCGTGGACATGAGCTTCTTCAGCGCCAATCTGCTCAAGCTGCTGGAGGGCGCCTGGGTGCCGCTGCTGTTCGGCGCAGCCATGGCGGGGACGATCTGGACCTGGCGGCGGGGCTCGGGAATCCTGATCCAGAAGACGCGCCGGATCGAGGTGCCGCTGGACGATCTGATCCGGAGCCTGGAGAAGCGGCCGCCGCATATCGTCAAGGGCACGGCGGTGTTCCTGACCAGCGATCCATCCTTCGTGCCGACCGCGCTGCTGCACAACCTCAAGCACAACAAGGTGCTGCACGAGCACAACGTGGTCCTGACCATCGAGACCGCGCATACGCCGCGGGTCGATCTGTCGGAGCGGTTCCGCATGGAGAAGATCAGCGACAAGTTCTCCAAGGTCCGCCTGCGCTTCGGCTTCATGGAGCAGCCGAACGTCCCCAAGGCTCTCGCGATCGCGCGCAAGCAGGGCTGGCAGTTCGACATCATGTCGACGTCGTTCTTCGTGTCGCGGCGGTCGCTGAAGGCCTCGGCGCAGTCAGGCATGCCGCTCTGGCAGGACCACCTGTTCATCGCGCTAAGCCGGTCCGCCAACGACGCCACCGACTATTTCCAGATTCCCACGGGGCGGGTGGTTGAAGTCGGCACCCAAGTCACCATCTGA
- a CDS encoding potassium transporter Kup: MTSDVAVPAPETAAANGHGEAHTTAGFGALTLGSIGVVYGDIGTSPLYAFREAVTAASSGTDGLATPAAVLGVLSLILWALIVVVTLKYVVILLRADNNGEGGTLALMALAQRAVGTGGATIVLLGIISGALFYGDAVITPALSVLSAIEGMKDVTLRFEPYIVPLTVIILVGLFAVQSRGTARVAAFFGPIMCVWFAVIAVAAIHPIIAQPQVLFALNPLYAVSFMLHHGIIGFVTLGAVFLAVTGAEALYADLGHFGKRPIQTAWLFIVLPSLALNYLGQGALVLGDPGAIESPFFQLFPQGWIRGAMVVLATAATVIASQAVITGAYSLTRQAIQLGLLPRFEIRHTSEAHSGQIFIPRINQLLLVAVVLLVLLFRSSSALASAYGISVTGTMVVTAMMGFVVIWKVWRWSPLAAAALIAPFLFLDLTFLAANLLKVFEGGWVPLALGALMIILMYTWRRGSRLLFEKSRKLEFPLADLVAMLEKRPPQRVPGTAVFLTSDPLSAPTALMHSLKHYKVLHEKNVILTIETAQTPRIDPAERVRLEQISPTFSKVTLKFGFMESPNVPKALAIARKLGWQFDIMSTSFFLSRRALKPAAHSGMPRWQDRLFISLSRSANDATDYFQIPSGRVVEVGTQVTI, translated from the coding sequence ATGACAAGCGACGTAGCAGTTCCCGCCCCGGAAACGGCGGCGGCCAATGGCCATGGCGAGGCCCACACCACGGCCGGTTTCGGCGCGCTGACGCTCGGCAGCATCGGCGTGGTCTATGGCGACATCGGCACCAGTCCGCTCTACGCGTTCCGCGAGGCCGTGACGGCGGCCTCCTCGGGCACCGACGGGCTCGCCACGCCGGCGGCCGTGCTCGGCGTGCTCTCCCTGATCCTGTGGGCGCTCATCGTCGTGGTGACGCTCAAATACGTCGTGATCCTGCTCCGCGCCGACAACAACGGCGAGGGCGGTACCCTCGCGCTGATGGCGCTGGCCCAGCGCGCGGTCGGCACCGGCGGGGCGACCATCGTCCTGCTCGGCATCATCTCCGGGGCCCTGTTCTACGGCGACGCCGTCATCACCCCCGCGCTTTCGGTGCTGTCGGCGATCGAAGGCATGAAGGACGTCACGCTGCGGTTCGAGCCCTACATCGTGCCGCTGACCGTAATCATCCTGGTCGGCCTGTTCGCCGTGCAGTCGCGCGGCACCGCCCGCGTCGCCGCCTTTTTTGGCCCGATCATGTGCGTCTGGTTCGCGGTCATTGCTGTGGCGGCGATCCATCCGATCATCGCGCAGCCGCAAGTGCTGTTCGCGCTGAACCCGCTCTATGCCGTATCCTTCATGCTCCACCACGGCATCATCGGCTTCGTGACGCTGGGCGCGGTGTTCCTGGCGGTCACCGGTGCCGAGGCGCTCTATGCCGACCTCGGCCATTTCGGCAAACGGCCGATCCAGACCGCCTGGCTGTTCATCGTGCTGCCATCGCTGGCGCTGAACTATCTGGGGCAGGGGGCGCTCGTGCTCGGTGATCCCGGGGCGATCGAGAGCCCGTTCTTCCAGTTGTTTCCGCAAGGCTGGATCCGTGGCGCCATGGTCGTGCTCGCCACCGCCGCCACCGTCATCGCAAGCCAGGCCGTCATCACCGGCGCCTATTCGCTGACACGCCAGGCGATCCAGCTCGGGCTGCTGCCGCGCTTTGAAATTCGCCATACGTCTGAAGCCCATTCCGGCCAGATCTTCATCCCGCGCATCAACCAGCTCCTGCTGGTCGCGGTGGTGCTCCTGGTGCTGCTGTTCCGCTCCTCGAGCGCGCTGGCGTCCGCCTACGGCATCTCCGTCACCGGCACCATGGTGGTCACGGCGATGATGGGCTTCGTCGTGATCTGGAAGGTCTGGCGGTGGTCGCCGCTCGCGGCGGCCGCGCTCATCGCGCCCTTCCTGTTCCTCGACCTGACCTTCCTGGCCGCCAACCTGCTCAAGGTGTTCGAGGGCGGCTGGGTGCCGCTCGCCCTCGGCGCGCTCATGATCATCCTGATGTATACGTGGCGGCGCGGCAGCCGGCTGCTGTTCGAGAAATCGCGCAAGCTCGAGTTCCCGCTCGCCGACCTCGTGGCCATGCTGGAGAAGCGGCCGCCGCAACGCGTGCCCGGAACCGCCGTGTTCCTGACCTCGGACCCGCTCAGTGCCCCGACCGCGCTGATGCATAGTCTGAAGCACTACAAAGTGCTGCACGAGAAGAATGTCATTCTCACCATCGAGACCGCGCAGACCCCGCGGATCGACCCGGCCGAGCGCGTCAGGCTGGAGCAGATCAGCCCGACCTTCTCCAAGGTGACGCTGAAGTTCGGGTTCATGGAATCGCCCAACGTGCCGAAGGCGCTGGCGATCGCCCGCAAGCTCGGCTGGCAGTTCGACATCATGTCGACCTCGTTCTTCCTGTCGCGCAGGGCGCTGAAGCCCGCCGCCCATTCCGGCATGCCGCGTTGGCAGGACCGGCTGTTCATCTCGCTCAGCCGCTCCGCCAACGACGCCACCGACTATTTCCAGATCCCTAGCGGCCGCGTGGTCGAGGTCGGAACGCAGGTGACGATCTAG
- a CDS encoding rhodanese-like domain-containing protein → MANQVQDLTPDEVSKGVAEGRYLLVDVREPNEVDAEAYPYGVVVPLSTFDPKAIPDPQGKQVVFACRSGKRSVTASLAAQAAGLPYDKHLAGGMLGWKAAGLPSKVGG, encoded by the coding sequence GTGGCAAATCAAGTACAGGATCTGACCCCGGACGAGGTCTCCAAGGGTGTCGCGGAGGGACGCTATCTGCTCGTCGACGTCCGCGAGCCGAACGAAGTCGACGCCGAGGCCTATCCCTACGGCGTCGTGGTTCCGCTCTCGACCTTCGACCCCAAGGCGATCCCCGATCCCCAAGGCAAGCAGGTCGTGTTCGCCTGCCGCTCCGGCAAGCGCTCGGTGACGGCCTCGCTCGCGGCGCAGGCGGCGGGCCTGCCTTACGACAAGCATCTGGCCGGCGGCATGCTGGGCTGGAAGGCGGCAGGTCTTCCCAGCAAGGTCGGTGGCTGA
- a CDS encoding aminotransferase, translated as MSKSSSLNKVFADLPVTIFEAMSQAARDNAAINLGQGFPDDPGPEDIRRAAADASLNGYNQYPSMMGLPELRQAIATHYGHWHGLKLDPMSEVMVTSGGTEALTSAILAVVQPGDEVVCFQPVYDSYLPIIRQAGGIPRLVRLEPPHWRLNEDMLKSVFNSKTKAVLFNNPLNPSAVVYPREDLELLARYCQEFDVIAICDEVWEHVTFDEHKHIPLITIPGMRERTIKVGSAGKIFSLTGWKIGFVCAAPPLLRVAAKVHQFLTFTTAPNLQAAVAYGLGKSDDYFLSMRKDLTRSRDRLTKGLESLGFPVLKSQGTYFLTVDLSPLGLNESDTEFCWRIVKDYKVAAIPVSAFYEQDPVTSVVRFCFAKKDQTLDTALERLSDAVRGRKR; from the coding sequence ATGTCCAAGAGCTCGTCCCTGAACAAGGTCTTCGCCGACCTTCCCGTCACTATCTTTGAGGCGATGTCGCAGGCCGCGCGCGACAACGCCGCCATCAATCTCGGCCAAGGCTTTCCTGACGATCCCGGCCCCGAGGACATCCGCCGCGCCGCGGCTGACGCCTCGCTGAACGGCTACAACCAGTACCCGTCGATGATGGGCCTGCCGGAGCTGCGCCAGGCGATCGCAACCCATTACGGCCACTGGCACGGCCTCAAGCTCGATCCGATGAGCGAGGTGATGGTCACCTCCGGCGGCACCGAGGCGCTGACCTCGGCCATCCTCGCGGTGGTGCAGCCCGGCGACGAGGTGGTCTGCTTCCAGCCGGTCTATGATTCCTACCTGCCGATCATCCGCCAGGCCGGCGGTATTCCGCGCCTCGTCCGGCTCGAGCCGCCGCACTGGCGGCTGAATGAGGACATGCTGAAAAGCGTCTTCAATTCAAAGACCAAGGCGGTGCTCTTCAACAATCCCTTAAATCCCTCCGCGGTGGTCTATCCGCGCGAGGACCTCGAGCTCTTGGCGCGCTACTGCCAGGAGTTCGACGTCATCGCGATCTGCGACGAGGTCTGGGAGCACGTCACCTTCGACGAGCACAAGCACATCCCGCTGATCACCATCCCGGGCATGCGCGAGCGCACCATCAAGGTCGGCTCGGCCGGCAAGATATTCTCGCTGACGGGGTGGAAGATCGGCTTCGTCTGCGCCGCGCCGCCGCTCTTGCGCGTCGCCGCCAAGGTGCACCAGTTCCTGACCTTCACCACCGCGCCGAACCTGCAGGCCGCCGTCGCCTATGGCCTCGGCAAGTCCGACGACTACTTCCTGTCGATGCGCAAGGACCTGACCCGGAGCAGGGACCGGCTGACCAAGGGTCTCGAAAGCCTCGGCTTCCCCGTGCTGAAGTCGCAAGGGACCTACTTCCTCACCGTCGACCTGTCGCCGCTCGGGCTCAACGAGAGCGATACCGAGTTCTGCTGGCGGATCGTGAAGGACTACAAGGTCGCGGCGATCCCGGTCTCGGCGTTCTACGAGCAGGACCCCGTGACCTCGGTGGTGCGCTTCTGCTTCGCCAAGAAGGACCAGACGCTTGACACCGCCTTGGAGCGGCTGTCGGACGCCGTGCGTGGACGCAAGAGGTAG
- a CDS encoding polyamine ABC transporter substrate-binding protein: MTNVGRSGLRFGLGFGLAIAAALTLLSAPAGAEERVVNFYNWSNYMAPDVLEAFTKETGIKVVYDTFDANETLETRLMAGKSGYDVVVPTAYFLQRQIKANIFQKLDKSRLPNLSHAWPVVTQRLGIYDPGNVYAANYMWGTTGIGYNVAKVKQILGPDAKIDSWDIVFKPENLAKFKDCGVHMLDSADDIFPAALSYLGLDPNSTKQADLEKAADAVAKVRPSVRKFHSSEYLSALATGEICFVVGWSGDIMQARARAAEAKSGVEIGYTIPKEGAQMFFDNLAIPADAKNVSEAYELINYLYRPDVAAKNSDFLSYANGNLASQKLVDPKILGDKNIYPDEATLAKLFVITAREPATQRIINRLWTKVKTGR, translated from the coding sequence ATGACGAACGTCGGCCGCTCCGGACTTCGCTTTGGCCTTGGCTTTGGCCTCGCGATCGCCGCTGCGCTGACGTTGCTCTCCGCCCCCGCAGGCGCCGAGGAGCGGGTCGTCAACTTCTACAACTGGTCCAACTACATGGCGCCTGATGTCCTTGAGGCCTTCACCAAGGAGACCGGCATCAAGGTGGTCTACGACACGTTCGACGCCAACGAGACGCTGGAGACGCGCCTGATGGCCGGCAAGTCCGGCTACGACGTCGTGGTGCCGACTGCCTATTTCCTCCAGCGCCAGATCAAGGCCAACATCTTCCAGAAGCTCGACAAGTCGAGGCTGCCGAACCTTAGCCATGCCTGGCCTGTCGTGACGCAGCGCCTCGGCATCTACGACCCCGGCAACGTCTACGCCGCCAACTACATGTGGGGCACCACGGGCATCGGCTACAACGTCGCCAAGGTGAAGCAGATCCTCGGACCCGACGCGAAGATCGACAGCTGGGACATCGTCTTCAAGCCGGAGAACCTCGCCAAGTTCAAAGACTGCGGCGTGCACATGCTCGACTCCGCCGACGACATCTTTCCGGCGGCGCTGAGCTATCTCGGGCTCGATCCGAACTCGACCAAGCAGGCGGACCTCGAGAAGGCCGCCGATGCCGTCGCCAAGGTTCGCCCGTCCGTGCGCAAGTTCCACTCGTCCGAATATCTGAGCGCGCTTGCCACCGGCGAGATCTGTTTCGTGGTCGGCTGGTCCGGCGACATCATGCAGGCCCGCGCCCGCGCTGCGGAAGCCAAGAGCGGCGTCGAGATCGGCTACACGATCCCGAAGGAGGGCGCGCAGATGTTCTTCGACAATCTCGCGATCCCCGCGGATGCCAAGAACGTCAGCGAAGCCTATGAGCTGATCAACTATCTCTACCGCCCGGACGTCGCCGCCAAGAACTCGGACTTCCTGTCCTATGCCAACGGCAACCTCGCCAGCCAGAAGCTGGTCGATCCGAAAATCCTGGGCGACAAGAACATCTATCCGGACGAAGCGACGCTCGCAAAACTGTTCGTCATCACGGCGCGTGAGCCGGCGACCCAGCGCATCATCAACCGGCTCTGGACCAAGGTGAAGACGGGGCGCTGA
- a CDS encoding lipid A biosynthesis lauroyl acyltransferase codes for MALLPASTKARAREAAKSIGGTLIGAATVGMLRTTRYFDPVKTSDFFSRVVKLIGPRLREHRIGRANLTAAFPEKSPEEIEQILMGVWDNLGRVGAEFAHMDHVWDYDRDHPEVSRIELPKRSIELFDQIRDDGKPALIFAAHLANWELPALAAVAHGLDAAILYRRPNIASADRIIQEMRQVNMGTLIPAGRDAPLRLAQALKDGKHVAMLIDQYLTGGVEVTFFGRKTRANPMLARLLRQVECPIHGVRVIRKPGGRFAAELTEEVPPVRDADGKIDIQGTTQAITNVVEGWVREHPEQWLWLHRRWR; via the coding sequence ATGGCGCTGCTTCCTGCGAGCACGAAGGCCCGCGCGCGGGAGGCTGCCAAATCGATCGGCGGCACCCTGATCGGCGCCGCCACGGTCGGCATGCTGCGCACCACGCGCTATTTCGATCCGGTCAAGACCTCGGACTTCTTCTCACGCGTCGTGAAGCTGATCGGCCCGCGCCTGCGCGAGCACCGCATCGGCCGCGCCAATCTCACCGCTGCGTTTCCGGAGAAATCGCCGGAGGAGATCGAACAGATCCTGATGGGCGTCTGGGACAATCTCGGCCGCGTCGGCGCCGAATTCGCCCATATGGACCACGTCTGGGATTACGACCGCGACCATCCGGAAGTGAGCCGGATCGAATTGCCCAAGCGCAGCATCGAGCTGTTCGACCAAATCCGAGACGACGGCAAGCCGGCGCTGATCTTCGCCGCTCACCTCGCGAACTGGGAATTGCCGGCGCTCGCCGCCGTCGCGCACGGGCTGGATGCCGCGATCCTCTATCGCCGGCCGAACATCGCCTCCGCCGATCGCATCATCCAGGAGATGCGCCAGGTCAACATGGGCACGTTGATCCCTGCGGGGCGCGATGCGCCGCTCCGCCTCGCTCAGGCGCTGAAGGACGGCAAGCACGTCGCCATGCTGATCGACCAGTACCTGACCGGCGGCGTCGAGGTCACCTTCTTCGGGCGCAAGACCCGCGCCAATCCGATGCTGGCGCGCCTCTTGCGCCAGGTCGAATGCCCGATCCACGGCGTCCGCGTCATCCGCAAGCCCGGCGGCCGCTTCGCCGCGGAGCTGACGGAGGAAGTCCCGCCGGTCCGCGATGCCGACGGCAAGATCGACATCCAGGGCACGACGCAGGCGATCACCAACGTGGTGGAAGGCTGGGTGCGCGAGCATCCCGAACAGTGGTTGTGGCTGCACCGCAGGTGGCGCTAG